Proteins from a single region of Thermotoga maritima MSB8:
- a CDS encoding SIS domain-containing protein: MSKTLKEITDQKNELKKFFENFVLNLEKTEIFSEIQKNLTDEVLFVGCGSSYNLALTISYYFERVLKIRTKAIPAGEVAFQKIPDLEERGLAFLFSRTGNTTEVLLANDVLKKRNHRTIGITIEEESRLAKESDLPLVFPVREEAIVMTKSFSMILLSLMFLADKIAGNSTERFSELVGYSPEFFDISWKVIEKIDLKEHDHFVFLGMSEFFGVSLESALKCIEMSLTFSEAYSTLEYRHGPKALVKKGTLVFMQKVSGMDEQEKRLRKELESLGATVLEVGEGGDIPVSNDWKSAFLRTVPAQILGYQKAISRGISPDKPPHLEKTVVL; encoded by the coding sequence ATGAGCAAAACACTGAAAGAGATCACAGACCAGAAAAACGAGTTGAAGAAGTTCTTTGAGAATTTTGTTCTGAATCTGGAAAAAACGGAAATCTTCAGTGAAATACAGAAGAATCTGACCGATGAAGTGCTCTTTGTGGGATGTGGGAGTTCGTACAACCTCGCTCTCACAATCTCCTATTATTTCGAGAGAGTTTTGAAGATAAGAACGAAGGCGATTCCAGCAGGTGAGGTGGCTTTCCAAAAGATTCCAGATCTCGAGGAGAGGGGACTGGCCTTTCTCTTCTCGCGAACCGGAAACACAACGGAGGTACTTCTCGCAAACGATGTTCTGAAGAAACGAAACCACAGAACGATAGGAATCACCATAGAAGAAGAATCGAGACTCGCAAAGGAAAGCGATCTTCCACTTGTGTTTCCCGTACGAGAAGAAGCGATCGTGATGACGAAGTCTTTCAGTATGATCCTGCTCTCTTTGATGTTTCTTGCGGACAAGATAGCCGGAAATTCAACGGAGAGGTTCTCAGAACTCGTTGGGTATTCGCCCGAGTTCTTCGATATCTCCTGGAAAGTGATTGAAAAGATCGATCTGAAAGAACACGATCACTTCGTGTTTCTTGGCATGTCAGAGTTTTTTGGAGTTAGCCTTGAATCGGCTTTAAAATGTATCGAGATGTCGCTCACTTTCTCGGAGGCGTATTCAACGCTTGAATACAGACACGGTCCAAAGGCTCTGGTGAAAAAAGGCACCCTCGTTTTCATGCAAAAAGTGTCGGGAATGGATGAACAGGAGAAGCGCTTGAGAAAAGAACTCGAGTCACTCGGTGCCACCGTTCTGGAAGTAGGGGAAGGTGGAGATATCCCGGTGAGCAACGATTGGAAATCCGCCTTTTTGAGAACTGTTCCCGCTCAGATTCTCGGGTACCAGAAGGCGATTTCCCGGGGTATCTCACCAGACAAGCCACCTCATTTGGAAAAGACCGTTGTTCTGTGA
- a CDS encoding MATE family efflux transporter, whose amino-acid sequence MRYSLFKNYLPKEEVPEIRKELIKLALPAMGENVLQMLFGMADTAFLGHYSWKAMSGVGLSNQVFWVVQVVLIAASMGATVTIANAIGAGNRKAVRSLAWNSVFLAIFTGVILTALTPLSDVLINIFPNLEGEIESSAKEYLKVILSGSMGFSIMAVFSAMLRGAGDTRTPMIVTGLTNFLNIFLDYAMIFGKFGFPEMGVRGAAVATILSRFVGAGILTYVIFKREEFQLRKGLVPPKWSSQKEILRVGFPTAIENFVFSTGVLMFANILLIAGAEAYAGHRIGINVESLSFMPAFGISVAITTLVGRYNGMGNKEHVLGVIRQGWILSLLFQVTVGIIIFLFPEPLIRIFTSDPQIIEISKLPVKIIGLFQFFLAIDSTMNGALRGTGNTLPPMIITFISIWTARLPVAFVMVKYFQLGLLGAWIGMIADIIFRSTLKLLFFLSGKWEKRAVLTRERVKELG is encoded by the coding sequence ATGAGATATTCACTCTTCAAGAATTACCTGCCGAAAGAAGAGGTACCAGAAATCAGAAAAGAACTCATAAAATTGGCACTTCCTGCCATGGGAGAAAACGTGCTTCAGATGCTCTTTGGAATGGCAGACACTGCCTTTTTGGGACACTACTCCTGGAAAGCGATGAGCGGTGTGGGACTCTCCAACCAGGTATTCTGGGTGGTTCAGGTTGTTCTGATCGCCGCCAGTATGGGAGCCACCGTCACGATAGCGAACGCCATCGGAGCGGGCAACAGAAAAGCTGTGAGGTCCCTTGCCTGGAACAGTGTCTTTCTCGCCATATTCACGGGTGTTATTCTCACCGCCCTCACACCGCTCTCCGATGTGCTGATAAACATCTTTCCGAATCTGGAGGGAGAAATAGAATCATCCGCGAAGGAGTATCTGAAAGTCATCCTTTCCGGTTCCATGGGCTTTTCCATCATGGCCGTGTTCTCTGCGATGCTCAGAGGTGCCGGTGACACAAGAACCCCGATGATCGTCACTGGTCTCACGAACTTTCTGAACATTTTCCTCGATTACGCCATGATCTTTGGAAAGTTCGGATTCCCGGAGATGGGGGTCAGAGGAGCAGCAGTTGCGACGATCCTCTCAAGATTTGTGGGAGCAGGGATCCTCACGTACGTGATATTCAAAAGAGAGGAGTTCCAGCTCAGAAAAGGACTCGTTCCTCCTAAGTGGTCCAGTCAAAAAGAAATTCTCCGTGTTGGATTTCCAACTGCCATAGAGAACTTCGTTTTTTCCACAGGTGTTTTGATGTTTGCGAACATCCTGCTCATCGCAGGAGCTGAAGCGTACGCTGGACACAGAATAGGTATAAACGTCGAGTCTCTATCTTTCATGCCCGCGTTTGGAATCTCGGTCGCTATCACCACACTGGTTGGAAGGTACAACGGAATGGGAAACAAGGAACACGTTCTTGGAGTCATTCGACAGGGATGGATCCTGAGTCTTCTGTTTCAGGTGACGGTTGGTATTATAATCTTTCTTTTTCCAGAGCCACTGATACGCATCTTCACCAGTGATCCACAGATAATAGAGATCTCAAAACTCCCCGTCAAGATAATCGGGCTGTTCCAGTTTTTCCTCGCAATAGATTCAACCATGAACGGTGCCCTCAGGGGGACGGGAAACACCCTTCCACCGATGATCATCACCTTCATCTCCATCTGGACTGCGAGGCTTCCCGTCGCCTTCGTGATGGTGAAGTACTTCCAGCTTGGGCTTCTCGGTGCCTGGATCGGAATGATCGCAGACATCATCTTTCGAAGTACACTGAAGCTCCTCTTCTTCCTCTCCGGCAAGTGGGAAAAGAGAGCCGTCCTCACACGGGAGAGAGTGAAAGAGTTGGGATAA
- the nagA gene encoding N-acetylglucosamine-6-phosphate deacetylase — MIVEKVLIVDPIDGEFTGDVEIEEGKIVKVEKRECIPRGVLMPGFVDPHIHGVVGADTMNCDFSEMEEFLYSQGVTTFLATTVSTSLEKMKEILRKARDYILENPSTSLLGVHLEGPYISKEKKGAHSEKHIRPPSERELSEIDSPAKMLTFAPEIESSELLLRLVKRDIVLSAGHSIATFEEFMKFYKEGVKRITHFPNGLKPLHHREIGITGAGLLLDDVKLELICDGVHLSREMVKLVYKVKKANGIVLVTDSISAAGLKDGTTTLGDLVVKVKDGVPRLEDGTLAGSTLFFSQAVKNFRKFTGCSITELAKVSSYNSCVELGLDDRGRIAEGTRADLVLLDEDLNVVMTIKEGEVVFRSR; from the coding sequence ATGATTGTTGAGAAAGTTCTGATCGTTGATCCCATCGATGGAGAGTTCACCGGGGACGTGGAGATAGAAGAGGGAAAGATCGTGAAAGTTGAGAAGAGAGAATGCATTCCACGGGGTGTTCTCATGCCCGGGTTTGTTGATCCGCACATCCACGGTGTGGTGGGTGCAGACACCATGAACTGCGACTTCTCTGAAATGGAAGAATTTCTCTACTCTCAGGGAGTCACCACGTTCCTTGCCACAACTGTTTCCACTTCGCTCGAAAAAATGAAAGAAATTCTGAGAAAAGCAAGAGATTACATCCTTGAAAACCCGTCAACATCGCTGCTGGGCGTTCATCTGGAGGGACCTTACATCTCGAAAGAAAAAAAGGGAGCACACTCAGAGAAACACATAAGACCACCTTCGGAGAGAGAACTGAGTGAAATCGACTCTCCGGCGAAGATGCTCACCTTCGCACCTGAGATAGAAAGCTCCGAACTTCTTTTGAGACTCGTGAAAAGAGACATCGTTCTCTCTGCGGGACACTCCATCGCAACTTTTGAGGAGTTCATGAAATTCTACAAAGAGGGTGTCAAGAGAATCACACATTTTCCGAACGGGTTGAAACCTCTTCATCACAGGGAGATAGGAATCACTGGAGCGGGGCTTTTGCTGGACGATGTGAAGCTGGAGCTCATCTGCGACGGGGTGCATCTCTCCAGAGAGATGGTGAAGCTCGTCTACAAAGTGAAAAAAGCGAACGGAATCGTTCTGGTCACAGATTCTATATCTGCGGCGGGTCTCAAAGACGGAACAACCACCCTGGGAGATCTTGTGGTTAAGGTGAAAGACGGTGTTCCAAGGCTGGAAGACGGTACGCTCGCGGGAAGCACGCTCTTTTTCTCGCAGGCCGTGAAGAACTTCAGAAAGTTCACAGGGTGTTCCATTACAGAACTTGCAAAAGTGTCCTCGTACAACAGCTGTGTTGAACTGGGACTGGATGACAGAGGAAGAATAGCCGAAGGAACGAGGGCGGATCTTGTTCTTCTCGATGAAGATTTGAACGTTGTGATGACGATCAAAGAGGGTGAGGTAGTTTTTCGATCCAGATGA
- a CDS encoding MarR family winged helix-turn-helix transcriptional regulator: MDALEIFKTLFSLVMRFSSYLPSNEEISDMKTTELYAFLYVALFGPKKMKEIAEFLSTTKSNVTNVVDSLEKRGLVVREMDPVDRRTYRVVLTEKGKEIFGEILSNFESLLKSVLEKFSEEDFKVVSEGFNRMVEALSREGR; the protein is encoded by the coding sequence ATGGATGCTCTGGAGATATTCAAAACACTCTTTTCGCTGGTGATGAGGTTTTCCAGTTATCTTCCATCGAACGAAGAGATCTCTGACATGAAAACAACGGAGCTCTACGCGTTCCTCTACGTGGCTCTCTTCGGCCCAAAAAAGATGAAAGAGATAGCGGAGTTTCTTTCCACAACGAAGAGCAACGTAACGAACGTGGTGGATTCTTTGGAGAAAAGAGGCCTGGTCGTCAGAGAGATGGACCCCGTTGATAGAAGGACGTACCGGGTGGTCTTGACCGAAAAGGGAAAGGAAATCTTCGGAGAGATTCTTTCGAACTTCGAAAGTCTTTTGAAAAGTGTTCTTGAGAAATTTTCCGAGGAAGACTTCAAAGTGGTGAGCGAAGGATTCAATCGAATGGTGGAAGCTCTGTCGAGGGAGGGAAGGTAG
- a CDS encoding efflux RND transporter permease subunit, with product MRRYLFTTTYVVLVFLSFFVVFSLGKIETGPEVFLPGYNGDPEKTTNENVKNLFRVNKEFGGSSSIVIVVESDKNFFEDARTLYELHRALEEREDISSVMSPVNLPKLSGFRMDYYFKDEKISKDVLNDPNAKSFITEDGKYALLNVIFKEGVNARDKIPEIKRLVSSYFEKNYLFGEPVIDSTLFKELVKQTFVYPVFMFLVIFLLFYYQLRSFRAAIFSLIVPVLATFFVFAVFFAMGKSLNTMTVMTITFLLIIGSAYGLHFYNALFRFSDKREAVKHIFKPILFSMLTTAAGFMSFVFIDIRAFRELGILVSSGLAVVVLVIFTSGVEIFRNYTPKRTPRSFGMKYVGRKIALIVLVVFLVMAALSPFLLKRVQVGSDMVSYFERDSELRKAYDLIVKKFNTREPIYLVLEKNVPFVGTDSKILKELIEKIEKSEYVSSVVFPVDIPVPIMYTLSRTNPFLKTFVGDRNRIRLIVNLTPEGYEHVKKVVDLINEVVSETGWSHYVAGSVLIWNDINESIMRSQIQSIVLASILIFAMVFIIFRRPLTTLSVMIPIAFTTVFNFLFMALFGISLDVSTSITSGILMGLVIDYSIHIASEERRLRDPYLVVKNVGPSVLTNALGLISGFAVLLFSELALFKNISLLMMLGIGVGAIFTLIVQPMILEKRENS from the coding sequence ATGAGAAGGTACCTTTTCACCACAACATACGTGGTGCTGGTTTTTCTTTCGTTTTTTGTTGTTTTCTCCCTTGGAAAGATAGAGACCGGCCCTGAGGTGTTCCTTCCAGGTTACAATGGAGATCCCGAAAAGACTACGAACGAAAACGTGAAAAACCTCTTTCGTGTGAACAAGGAGTTCGGCGGTAGTTCTTCGATTGTGATCGTTGTCGAAAGCGATAAGAACTTCTTCGAAGACGCAAGGACTCTGTACGAACTCCACAGAGCTCTGGAGGAAAGAGAAGACATCTCGAGTGTTATGAGTCCCGTGAACCTTCCAAAGCTTTCTGGTTTCAGAATGGACTATTACTTCAAAGATGAGAAGATTTCAAAAGACGTATTGAACGACCCGAATGCGAAGAGTTTCATCACAGAAGATGGGAAGTACGCGCTTCTGAACGTGATATTCAAAGAAGGTGTCAATGCAAGGGACAAAATACCCGAGATAAAAAGGCTCGTGTCCAGCTACTTCGAGAAAAATTACCTCTTTGGTGAACCGGTGATAGACAGCACTCTTTTCAAAGAACTGGTGAAGCAGACTTTTGTTTATCCCGTTTTCATGTTTCTTGTGATCTTTCTTCTCTTCTATTATCAGTTGAGATCCTTCAGAGCGGCGATCTTTTCTTTGATAGTTCCTGTGCTGGCTACGTTTTTTGTGTTCGCTGTGTTTTTCGCTATGGGGAAGAGCCTCAACACCATGACCGTGATGACCATCACCTTCCTCCTCATCATCGGCTCTGCGTACGGGCTTCACTTCTACAACGCGCTGTTCAGGTTCAGTGATAAAAGAGAGGCGGTAAAGCACATCTTCAAACCCATACTCTTTTCGATGCTCACCACTGCAGCGGGATTCATGTCTTTCGTCTTCATCGATATAAGGGCGTTCAGAGAACTCGGAATTCTGGTTTCTTCCGGACTCGCTGTTGTGGTGCTTGTGATATTCACATCAGGTGTGGAGATCTTCAGAAACTACACTCCAAAGAGAACTCCAAGGAGCTTTGGAATGAAGTACGTGGGAAGAAAGATCGCTTTGATCGTTCTCGTTGTTTTCCTGGTGATGGCGGCTCTTTCACCGTTTCTGCTCAAAAGAGTACAGGTGGGTTCAGATATGGTGTCCTATTTTGAGAGGGATTCCGAACTCAGAAAGGCTTACGACCTCATCGTGAAAAAGTTCAACACGAGAGAGCCGATCTATCTGGTGCTGGAAAAAAATGTTCCGTTCGTTGGAACAGATTCCAAAATTTTGAAAGAGCTGATCGAAAAGATAGAAAAGAGCGAGTACGTCTCCAGTGTGGTGTTTCCTGTGGACATTCCCGTTCCGATAATGTACACGCTCTCCAGAACGAACCCGTTTCTCAAAACTTTCGTTGGAGACAGAAACAGGATAAGGTTGATCGTCAACCTCACTCCGGAAGGATACGAGCATGTGAAGAAAGTGGTAGATCTGATCAACGAAGTAGTCAGCGAAACGGGATGGTCACACTACGTGGCGGGATCCGTTCTGATCTGGAACGATATCAACGAAAGCATCATGAGATCACAGATACAGAGTATCGTTCTCGCGTCCATTCTGATCTTTGCCATGGTCTTCATCATATTCCGAAGACCGCTCACTACACTGAGTGTGATGATACCAATCGCTTTCACAACGGTGTTCAACTTCCTGTTCATGGCCCTCTTTGGCATCAGTCTGGATGTTTCCACGTCGATCACTTCCGGTATCCTCATGGGTCTTGTGATAGACTATTCCATTCACATTGCTTCAGAAGAGAGGAGACTGAGAGATCCGTACCTTGTGGTCAAGAACGTGGGACCATCTGTTCTCACAAACGCGCTGGGTTTGATCTCGGGATTCGCTGTTCTTCTCTTCTCTGAACTCGCACTCTTTAAAAACATATCTCTGCTTATGATGCTCGGAATAGGTGTTGGGGCCATTTTCACGCTGATCGTTCAGCCGATGATACTGGAAAAGAGGGAAAACTCTTGA
- a CDS encoding carbohydrate ABC transporter permease: MPKIRKVLTYVVLVLFSLLSVWPFYWIAKTSFEAGGNVYKYPPSLIPYPATFSNYVGAWKTVKLGNYYLNTIIIAGFGTLLNVLFSLMVAYPLARIDFKGKQLVLFLILLPMMIPVQNTLIVNYLTLRKLGLLNTYTGVILPQAVTIFGIFMMRQAYLSIPKSFEDAARIDGAGELYIWWKIITPLIKPDIATLVVFQVITWWDNFLWPLIVLSDSNKYPLSVALVYLNSTFQVNFRYTAAGIVLAILPVVLLFIFAQRYIINAIAGGVKY; the protein is encoded by the coding sequence GCAAAGACCTCTTTCGAGGCAGGGGGCAACGTGTACAAGTATCCACCGAGTCTCATCCCGTACCCGGCAACCTTTTCAAACTACGTTGGGGCATGGAAAACTGTGAAACTTGGAAATTACTATCTGAACACGATTATAATAGCGGGTTTTGGCACACTTTTGAACGTACTCTTCTCACTGATGGTGGCCTATCCTCTCGCTAGGATAGATTTCAAAGGAAAACAGCTGGTGCTCTTTCTGATTCTTCTTCCGATGATGATTCCAGTTCAGAACACCTTGATAGTCAACTACCTCACCCTCAGAAAACTCGGTCTTTTGAACACCTACACTGGAGTGATTCTCCCTCAGGCCGTTACGATCTTCGGTATCTTCATGATGAGACAGGCTTACTTGAGTATTCCAAAGAGCTTTGAAGACGCTGCAAGGATAGACGGTGCCGGAGAACTTTACATATGGTGGAAGATAATCACACCTCTGATAAAGCCGGATATTGCCACTCTCGTTGTGTTCCAGGTGATCACCTGGTGGGACAATTTCCTGTGGCCTCTCATAGTTCTGTCCGATTCCAACAAGTATCCACTTTCTGTGGCACTCGTTTATCTGAACAGCACTTTCCAGGTGAATTTCAGATACACCGCAGCTGGAATCGTTCTGGCAATACTTCCTGTTGTGCTGCTGTTCATCTTCGCTCAGAGGTACATAATAAACGCTATTGCTGGTGGTGTGAAATACTGA
- a CDS encoding WecB/TagA/CpsF family glycosyltransferase has translation MKEIELFGTKVLSGTRREFLNAIEERIEKNIKTFVVTMNASILLKAIEDAGYRAIVNSADLVVPDGFGVVWAMKTLTGETTERLPGVEIMKHLCERSKEKGWKVYLLGTKREIVEKAKQVLERSGVRVVGCHDGFFSEKESPKIVEDVNRSSTDLLFVGMGVPRQEEWIYRNFPQLNVKLAMGVGGSIDVVSGKKKRAPEWVQRMNLEWLYRFFQSPLSKRKVPVQVSKFVFFVLREKLKNRN, from the coding sequence GTGAAAGAGATCGAGCTTTTCGGAACGAAAGTTCTATCGGGGACAAGGCGGGAATTCCTGAACGCGATCGAAGAGAGAATAGAGAAAAACATCAAAACCTTCGTTGTCACCATGAACGCTTCGATTCTTTTGAAAGCCATAGAAGATGCAGGATACAGAGCAATCGTGAACTCCGCAGACCTTGTAGTACCTGATGGTTTCGGCGTTGTCTGGGCTATGAAAACCCTCACAGGGGAGACGACTGAAAGGCTGCCTGGAGTAGAGATCATGAAACACCTCTGTGAAAGATCGAAAGAAAAAGGCTGGAAGGTGTATCTTCTCGGAACGAAAAGGGAAATTGTTGAGAAGGCAAAACAAGTACTGGAGAGATCGGGTGTGAGAGTTGTGGGCTGTCACGACGGTTTCTTCTCCGAAAAAGAATCACCGAAAATCGTTGAAGACGTAAACAGAAGTTCAACCGATCTTCTCTTTGTCGGGATGGGTGTTCCACGTCAGGAGGAGTGGATATATAGGAACTTTCCACAGCTGAACGTGAAGCTCGCCATGGGTGTTGGAGGATCCATAGACGTCGTATCGGGCAAAAAGAAACGCGCACCGGAATGGGTTCAGAGGATGAACCTGGAGTGGCTTTACAGGTTTTTCCAGTCTCCTTTGAGTAAAAGAAAGGTACCGGTGCAGGTTTCAAAGTTCGTCTTTTTCGTTTTGAGAGAAAAATTGAAAAACAGAAACTGA
- a CDS encoding uracil-xanthine permease family protein encodes MEFEGAVTKVSGWRWFLLALQHFVAMFGATVLVPLITGLDPLVALLTAGIGTLIFHFVTGGIVPVFLGSSFAFIAPILAVKEIYGDLAYATGGIFVAGLFYVLYALIVKAVGPEKVKKILPPVVTGSMIMVIGLTLSPVAIQMASSDWPLALIVIATVVFVSTMTRGFFSMVPVITGVVVGYVAGLFMGKIDTSVIVSTPLFSVPKVMLPKFDYGAIFMIVPVTLATFMEHLGDITTNGAVVGKNFFDKPGLHRTLLGDGLATAVAGLLGGPANTTYSENTGVLALTRVYDPSVLRGAALVAIFAAFVSKFGAILQTIPQAVMGGVSLILFGMITSVGVRTMVNAEVDFSKPRNLMITALMLTVGIGGAVLKVGRVELKGIGLAALVGIFLNLILPDRD; translated from the coding sequence ATGGAGTTCGAAGGAGCGGTTACCAAGGTCAGTGGATGGAGATGGTTCCTGCTGGCACTTCAGCACTTCGTTGCCATGTTCGGTGCCACCGTTCTGGTCCCTCTCATCACGGGGCTCGATCCTCTTGTAGCGCTTCTCACCGCGGGAATCGGCACGCTCATCTTCCATTTTGTAACAGGCGGGATTGTACCAGTCTTTCTTGGGTCGAGCTTTGCCTTCATCGCTCCGATTCTGGCAGTGAAAGAGATCTATGGAGATCTCGCCTACGCGACGGGCGGAATATTCGTGGCGGGTCTGTTCTATGTTTTGTACGCTTTGATAGTGAAGGCAGTTGGTCCGGAAAAGGTGAAAAAGATTCTCCCTCCCGTTGTCACCGGAAGTATGATCATGGTGATAGGGCTCACGCTCAGCCCCGTTGCCATCCAGATGGCATCGAGTGATTGGCCGCTTGCCCTCATCGTCATAGCCACTGTCGTTTTCGTTTCAACCATGACGAGAGGCTTCTTCAGCATGGTTCCAGTGATCACAGGAGTCGTTGTTGGATACGTAGCAGGACTCTTCATGGGAAAGATCGATACCAGTGTGATAGTGAGCACACCTCTCTTCAGTGTACCAAAAGTAATGCTTCCGAAGTTCGACTACGGAGCGATATTCATGATCGTCCCGGTGACCCTCGCTACCTTCATGGAACATCTTGGAGATATCACCACCAACGGGGCGGTTGTCGGTAAGAATTTCTTCGACAAGCCCGGTCTTCACAGAACACTCCTCGGTGATGGACTCGCAACAGCTGTGGCCGGTCTTCTTGGAGGTCCTGCGAACACCACTTACAGTGAAAACACGGGAGTGCTGGCCCTCACGAGGGTGTACGATCCTTCCGTTCTCAGAGGAGCAGCCCTTGTGGCCATATTCGCCGCCTTCGTGTCGAAGTTCGGGGCTATCCTCCAGACGATTCCTCAGGCGGTGATGGGAGGAGTGAGTCTCATCCTCTTCGGTATGATCACCTCCGTCGGTGTAAGGACCATGGTGAATGCAGAGGTGGATTTCTCCAAACCAAGAAACCTCATGATCACCGCTTTGATGCTCACTGTTGGTATCGGTGGAGCGGTTTTGAAGGTAGGAAGAGTGGAGCTGAAAGGAATAGGGCTTGCCGCCCTCGTCGGTATCTTCCTGAATCTGATCCTTCCAGATAGAGATTGA